Proteins encoded by one window of Vampirovibrionales bacterium:
- a CDS encoding AAA family ATPase: MNACLPRADRPTLMEVVMDLGRPPEARYRGNRYETLGHTPVSQEELEHVTQRVGAFTGDNRAGLPRTLHRISAIRNRQGHIVGLTCRVGKAVTGTIDCIKDLIESGKSVLLLGPPGVGKTTKLREIAKLLADDGGKRVVIVDTSNEIAGDGDIPHPSVGRARRMQVSSPERQQEVMIEAVENHTPEVIIVDEIGTEEEAMAARTIAERGVTLIATAHGGTLDNLIKNPVLSDLVGGVQAVTLGDDEARRRSSQKTVLEREKQPTFDVCVEIRDQLTVAVYPDVCEAVDHLLRGWTLFPQVRRVDSETGDARILQTDVRSLPDLVNEAEQTEALAAALTRTGGILARPPADKAFRVFLYGISRAYVDRIIERLSLTNVSTTNNIHDADAIIALRGSARPGSKIAQLAADYEAPIYIAKANTMPHIQRALREAMNAEAGSFAEKLTDPAAENETDAALREALETAEQVLSSGDAIELSPQRSFVRRLQHEIIENKGLRSVSVGDEPRRRLKILPAS; the protein is encoded by the coding sequence ATGTCACCCAGCGCGTCGGCGCGTTTACCGGCGACAACCGGGCCGGATTGCCGCGAACACTGCATCGCATCAGCGCTATTCGCAACCGGCAAGGGCATATTGTGGGCCTGACTTGTCGCGTGGGAAAAGCCGTCACTGGGACGATTGACTGTATCAAGGATCTTATTGAATCAGGCAAGAGCGTGCTGCTGTTAGGACCGCCCGGCGTGGGAAAAACCACCAAACTGCGCGAAATCGCCAAGCTGCTGGCCGATGACGGCGGTAAGCGCGTGGTGATTGTCGATACCTCCAACGAAATTGCCGGCGACGGCGACATTCCGCACCCCTCGGTGGGCCGCGCGCGCCGCATGCAGGTCAGCAGCCCCGAGCGCCAGCAGGAAGTCATGATCGAAGCGGTCGAAAACCACACGCCCGAAGTGATTATCGTCGATGAAATCGGTACCGAAGAAGAGGCGATGGCCGCGCGTACCATTGCCGAGCGCGGCGTCACGCTGATTGCGACCGCCCACGGCGGTACGCTGGACAACCTGATTAAGAATCCCGTCCTGTCGGATCTCGTTGGCGGCGTGCAGGCCGTGACGCTGGGCGATGACGAAGCCCGCCGTCGCTCCTCGCAGAAAACAGTGCTGGAGCGCGAAAAGCAGCCTACATTTGACGTCTGCGTCGAGATCCGCGATCAGTTGACGGTCGCCGTCTATCCTGACGTCTGCGAGGCGGTCGACCACCTCTTGCGCGGCTGGACGCTCTTTCCGCAGGTGCGCCGCGTGGACAGCGAAACCGGCGACGCCCGCATCCTGCAAACCGACGTGCGCTCGCTGCCCGATTTGGTCAATGAGGCAGAGCAAACCGAGGCGCTGGCAGCCGCCCTCACGCGAACCGGCGGGATTCTCGCCCGCCCGCCCGCTGACAAGGCCTTCCGCGTCTTTCTGTACGGCATTAGCCGCGCCTATGTCGACCGCATTATCGAGCGCTTGAGCCTCACCAACGTCTCAACCACCAATAATATTCACGATGCCGACGCCATTATCGCCCTGCGCGGCAGCGCGCGTCCGGGATCCAAAATCGCGCAACTGGCAGCCGACTACGAGGCGCCTATTTATATCGCCAAAGCCAACACAATGCCGCATATCCAGCGGGCGTTACGCGAAGCCATGAATGCCGAAGCCGGGTCCTTCGCCGAAAAGCTGACCGATCCCGCCGCCGAAAACGAGACGGACGCCGCCCTTCGAGAAGCGCTCGAAACCGCCGAGCAGGTGCTCTCCAGCGGCGATGCGATCGAGCTGTCGCCTCAGCGCTCATTCGTGCGGCGCTTGCAGCATGAGATCATCGAAAACAAAGGCCTACGCAGCGTAAGCGTGGGCGACGAGCCCCGCCGCCGGCTTAAAATCCTGCCCGCGAGCTAA